The sequence below is a genomic window from Lolium perenne isolate Kyuss_39 chromosome 4, Kyuss_2.0, whole genome shotgun sequence.
GAAATATGAACCCAGGGGTGTTTATTCTTCCAGGGTTGTTATTGTCACAAAAGAAAATTACGACTACATATAACCTTTGACGTAGAATACATAAGCCTCTTGTGTGTGAATTATGCAGTGAGTTGGAGTCTGTTAAACACCTGTTCTTTGATTGCTTAGTTTCTAATATGCTTTGGGCTCATGCGCAAGAGATTTTTGGTATAGAAATTAATGATTACCTTTCTCTTGCCTCTAGTTGGCTTTGCAATAAGAGGTTTGAGCAATTTAATGTAGTCTCATTTGCTGCAGTCTGAGGCATATGGAATAAGAGGAATCATCTGGTGTTTAACAAAAAAAACTTGGTTATCCATGAAACAGGTGTGGGGGCTAATCATGTCATATCTAAGGACTTGGCAAATGCcttttttaaacataaggctcgAAAGCCctgctttgaattaacaaagccatcaaccggccaggAGTTACAACATTACACCACATCACGCACACCACGGCAAGAAAGATACAAGGGTACACATAGAACGAATTACAACACTGCACTAGGAGCGAGACAAGCTTGCAGAAGTGCAGACCGCCGCTGTTCGGCACCAAGGACACCAGCCGGAGGCACGGCGAGGCACTGCCCGAAGCAGAGTTGTAGTCTTGAATCCGAGGAgaacaaccaggactactgcacctgATGCACCAACCTGTTCTCATGCCGAAGAGGGCCCTGCCCTCTCGCCTGGCTCGAAGGCGTCGAACCATCGGACATgagagaagctcacccgagagctgCAGAGGTGTTGGGCACCGGACCCGGCGCCGCCCTGGAGAAAGACTACCTTGACGAAGATCACACCAGGCCGGCCACACTGCCGAGCACTTGGACACCCCCCAGCGACGAGAAATCCGCCGGGAGCACCTGCAGAGGACGGCGCAGAGTGCCGTCGACACACGCAtactgatgcggcctaaggccacgtgggttgcccgatctcacgaattgaccgaggggaaaggcgggggagaggaagaacacgaagaacacggcgatgaacacgatgaacacacgcaaacacacaccaacccgatacaattccggtttactcccgatagcccgaaccactatcccgatagaatctctcaagggagagacacgcggtagaatccccgagaggaagatcggtatacgatcggtggaatcacacgagtgagagaccggtggtagaatcacaagtgtgagagactaatcatataaggagtgccttgtacaatagattatggtaatctaaggagggggtttccctaatcccaaagggatggtggaggcatgagcctagttctagttcatcaactctaacctaatgaagggggaggtgggagcctatatatagggagccactaaggaggggtagtttaggcatagaagggggttcatgggccttggccctaattgacttgtggatagcgcttcacatagtccggagactctcttgtatgtaggccggagactccggtcttgatcttcatgggccggagactccgttgtgagttggcgacgccggcgactccggtgtagctgcgcctggagcttcttccatgcttccacgacctcggccttgagtccttgagcatccatggcatcctccacttcctccgtacttggtgatgtattcctatcatggtcatatgacggaggatgaagtagcataccattccacataggtaattgtacgcacgcataaaggagaagattcacctttgcgtgacatgtcggcgtcgatgcatatgatgtggtgaagaccgaaggtcgggctacatcatctccccccacttgaaaaagagtcgccctcgacgatgagtcttcatgaatgtgtagaggaggtagatgacaccaacgcttgaatgtcccttcacttgtcaagagccctatcaatagcacaagaaaagcaaaggagcaatcaaagcggagccaaagttcaatggatttagCAAGAAAtctcaagtagaaggaggtcaccttatcaaagtgtcggtgtgctctcattgagaggtcttgtgtagtggaagtgtgcgggcaaaaccactcattggagctcacttgtatcatgctctcaagagctctttttgtcaactcgtgctcaatcgaggttgacattggagtttgggtacctacacacatgttagacaacaagaacaatgtgtgtgcatggtatatgaacacatcatccatcatgatggtccatttcttttgcacctcaccattagcgttaagcaaagcatcataatagatatggtgaatatgcgtagtaaacatgggaacatgctcaacatggatatatgcaaagtctccaaaatttgagagagctatgggggcaatctcatttacaagcacattaacattatggcaaaccaagcattggaaagaacaattgttcaacattttggttgcattaatgggagagtattgcaagcatctagcacaaaacatgttcaacattgtatcatggttgtcgacaaacctagggaaagagcaattgttcatcaaggttgtcacaacacaagaattagcatcatcattttcattgcaagcaatacatgggaaagagcaattgttcgacatattgcaagcaataggatagaaatcgaaacactcatagcatggcatggtcaaagtgtcacaagcaactacttccacatgatcaacaatggtggtatcacaagtatcacaagggaaagtgaaagaagcatatgacatagcaataggatcatccaactcatgcaagcactcacaaatcatcatgtccactagtgggatcatggcatcatcaacacccatatatgtacctttgtagtccctctcatatgaggtaggtgttgtggaagtggtaggctcgatgtggcctccatgttcatcttcaagcaacaagcatggtgtgatatcatcatcttcatgcaccatgtacatcttctccatgatcggcgtctcgtcatccatgagacctaataagacacaaggaaacacactagaggtagagggtaagttgttagaattcgaaatggcctcacatgacctatcaactaccactctcatctcactcggtgtatcactcatgctctcgaagtggaggcactcatcaagctcacatatagtggagtcactcatctcacatatagtggagtcgctcatctcacatatagtggagtccctcatctccatggcaatggcgtcgtcgatgtccgagcaacctagcaaagaggaagacaacacaagaggagtagaggttaagttgttagaaatcgaaacatcctcactcgactcatggggtgtatcactcttgctctcaaggtgtttgaagtatgcgttgcactcggctttttctttgggtgtcatttgggcttctcgagcatctagctcggcaaagtatgctctcatctcggcttgctcttgtggggtcatcatgtgtatctcactaggataggtgtatatgtatggtggaagggaaactacacaagtatcccacctttcaagaaagtatcggaaaaatggttcaagtcaagagcaaagtcaaaattgtaccggggttactcacacacacactcaaagcacacgcaaaaggctaagaaacactatatgtggtgggtaaggggtggatagcaatcgaaaaagatcaacggaaaagtctattgtcaaatgtgggtaagatccaaagtcaaatgtcaagagtggtgatctatgtcaaggaaacacggaaacacacacaagaagatcaatggggttagcgcgaccaaggaagtgagcaagtaacaagatggtcctagcgaaaactattagctcggtgtcacgccaacacaagagagaggtagcttggttgcatatgagagaagcaactagatttgcacaaatgccactcttctcttttctctcttagtgcgcacaagctttgcacttctcggtatcggtggacacacactctttttctctttttttttctcttttttttctctttttttttctatgcttagaagctttatttttcgcgaattttttttaaataatacactttttattaTTAATTCCAGGAATAATAGCCGTTTGTAgcaaatttcagaaataatacaccgtcggggtGTGTGAACCCGAATTTACTAAATCGGGCTGGAGAATCCCGAAGCGCAGGGAATCTCGCATGCGAGGCCAAAGTCGGGTTCCAGGAGCCCGAGACGGCGCTGTCGGCCACGCGCGGCCCGTGTCGGACTGTCTCTGGACAGAGGCTTGAATCTTTGTCGGGCGTGGAATCCCGAAGCGGGAATTTCGGGCACGGCGAGCCCGAGTCGGGCAGGAGGATCCCGAATCGAGGCGATATTAATGCGTCGCGCGCGGTGCTGCCTCGGCCGAACGCGGTGCTGCCTCTgcccttcttcctccttcagcCTCACAGTTCATCTGCTTTCTCTCTCTCGTTTGCTCTTAGGCCAGCAGCGTTTTCTCTCATTGCTGAGCAATTTATCCAGCCATTTGCTATAGTTTGACCACCAAAAGCTGTAGAATCATCCGATCTATACATGGGTTAGTTTTTGAAGCGTTTTGGTGGAGGtgctgttggtggtggtggtggtggaggagctgctggtggtggtggtggaggagctggtggtggtgctgttggtggtgttgttgctattgttgCAGCTGTTGCGTGGTGGACGAGCTGAGCTGCTGACGGAGGTGTTTGGCACGCttcaagggtaaaccctaatTCCTGATATTAGATCGTGTAATGATGCATGTTGCGTTCGTTAGCTTCGCAGATTAGTTACTGAAATATGTACCGGTAGAAAGTATTTATTTTAGAGTGTAGGTGCTAGATTTTTTTGACGAGTCTGTAATTTGTATAGGTGAGCAGATATGTCAGATAGAGTAAAATTCGTTGTTTACTTCGGTCATGGCACGGTCCGAACAACTCCGATGGGAGCTGATCTGAGCGAGTTTCAGTGTGAGGATTTGCATCTGACAAACCCAAAAACATGGCGAGTTAGTCAGTTGAAGGAGTGGTTGACCGTGAATTTCGGGCTTAATCCCGAAGCATACACTGTTGGTGTGCATACTTTGTGGAGCAGCTCAAGTACCCAGATTTTCTGGCGGTTGAAGCCGATTGAGCGGACCTCTCAGTGGGTGCACTGGTTGGAAGCGTGCGAGCGCAGGGGAACTCACCCCATCGCCTTAATGCTTCCCGAGGCGAAGGTGGTGAATTTCCAAGAAGGCGAGGGTGCGTTCCATCCAGGCCAGAGCAGTCAAAGTTACGATCTTTGGCGGCGACGATTTCCAATCCGGGCAGAGTAGCCATGCAGCAGGTGGTCATGACGATACTGTTGAGCTTGAAAGcgtggacgaagaagaagaacagatgcagaacatgatggacgaggaagacgaggatggaGTGGACAATGAGGTTGACTCAGATGAATCCGGTGGATCCGATACTTCAGATGATAACGAAGAGGCGGATCCGATCCCCTCTTCTTGGAACCATGATTTGTCGGAGGCAATGATAGTCGATGATCGGCACGATTCTGCACAGGAGTACAGCATGAACACCATCTCGGTTGGTGCTAGATATGCGACAAGAGACATCTGCAGGAAGCAATCACTCGGTGGGCAATGAACACGCAAAGGGTATTCAGAACCACCGTTTCAAGTCGAAATTCTTGACGGTGGTCTGCAGCGATGCTAGATGTCCATCAAGGGTGCATGGAGTGCTGTCCGAAGTATGACACAACATGGGTGGTGAGCGACTTCGTGCCGCACACATGTGTCCTTAAGAGTATGTTGAAGGATCACCGAAACCTTACATCCACTCTTATTGCTCGCTTTGTTCTACAAGGAGATTGTAGAGAATACAGCAATGGGGGTTAAAGCCATCCAGAGAAGAGTTCACCTTCAATATAAGTATGTAATTGAATATGGCAAGGCATGGAGGGCTAAGCAGACGGCAGCTTGGAGAACAGATTCGGGACCTTCTATGATGCTTATGACGGTGTCGTCCGTCTCCTGCAGACATTGAAGGACCGGAATCCGGCACCCATGTGGACATACAAGACTTTGTGATACCAGAGTTCCCTAATGTCGGGGTTACGCACGGGGTGTTTTTCGCATTCGGCATATGCATCGAGGCTTTCATGCAACGTCGTCCGGTGATGTGTGTAGATGGAACTTTTCTAACTCGGGAGGTACAAGGGACGATTACGACAGCAATTGGAGTGGATGGCAACAATCGATGTGTGCCTCTCGCATTTGCATTTGTTGAGAGCGAGAACACCGctagctggttatggttcttCGAGCGATTAAAAAATCGATAGTGAAAGATCGCGAAAATGTGTGCGTGCTACATGACAGGCATGCAGGTATACTTGCGGCTATCAAGACTACGGTAGAAGCCGGACCTGATGAAGAGACGCCATGGCAGGATATGCGAGTAGGTGGTGCATGCGCCACACTGGGGCCAATTTCTTCTCGCAGTTTAGGAGCAAGGGTCTTATGAATCTGTTCAAGAAGTTGTGCAAGCGAGAATCAAGAATGCAAGTACACTTTTCTCCGCGGCAAGCTGGATGAGTTCACTAAGGACCATGTGCGGCACGGGTTAGCCGCCCGAGCTGCATTAGTAGCAGCTCATGCAGGCCGGTGGCACGGTGGTACACGGGTTCAGTGAGGCCCCGAGCCGAGATCCTATTGGGCTATGTGACCTGCTGGATTTGACCCACCCAATACTAGAAGGAGGCCTGGACGACGGATTAAAAATTTGcagagtggatagagcacgaGCCATTAGAAAGGTGGTCTTTGCTGCATGACACACATGGAGCTAGGTATGGTGTGATGACTACCAACCTAGCTGAGTCATACAACTTCGTGCTTAGGGGAAATAGGGCATTGCCGCTGACAGCCCTTGTGGAGGGTATTTTATATGGCACTATGAATTATTTCAAAGAGAGACGGGAGTTGGCTTTGAACCATATGCTTGAAAATCCAAACACTCCTTACTGTAAGGCCATTATGGAATATATGGATGTGAAGATGGAGAAGGGTATGTCACacactgttctggccatcggtaaTCAGGAAAGGAGGTTTGAGGTGCGCTTACCAACCGACAAGTTTGGTTGTGTGAATGCGGTGAGAACACATGAGGTCAGAATTGGAAATGAAGAATGGCCATCGTGTGAGTGCACATGCAACAAACCGAGGTTGCTTCACCTTCCATGCTCCCATGTGCTGGCAGCTACCAGACAACTAGGGCTGGACTCAATCTCTTTCGTCTCTCCATATTACGCGAAAGAGGCTGTGCTGCACACCTGGACCGGCGAGATGGTCGGATACAGAGTTGTGGGAAATTTTACTACGGTGATACCAAATGAAAGACGGTACATCCCTGACCCAAGATCATTGCGGACGAACAGAGGTCGACGGGAGACAAGGCGCATtagaaatgatatggatgaagcaGAAGCGGGTGGTCCAACTAGGCAATGTTTTACGTGCAACCAATTTGGACACGGGGACCCCTATGTCCCACTTTCTACCCAAATGCAGCGGCGGCGGCTAACCGTGGGCGAGGCAACCGAGGAAGGCGTGGGAGGGGAAGAAATAGAGGGAGATAGTAATATTTGTAATACTTATGAAGTATGATTtaatttgtaatatttatgaactatgctttaatttgtaatatttatgaactatggtacaatttgtaatatttatgaactatgctataatttgtaatatttgtgaactatgttataatttgtaatatttatgaacTATGCAGCAATTTGTGATATCTTTATGCAGATATGGCGGCTCGATCGTTGCTCGATCCACTTATTGATCAGAAACATCGTGCATCGCACTTGGAGGCTGACCCGCAGAGCATGGAGCCACTGCAGACCCGTACTCCAAAGAAGAACTGGATGATACACCCTCAATGGGAAGACAGGTACTTGTTCAATTGTTTTGTCTCAAATTTATAAGAACTACATTGGACCTGCTTTAGCTTGTGTattatttgttttgcaggttgaaGTGGGCAGGACTACTACCTTTCGCTCGATTAGTGGAGGCCCGAGATCACATTTCGCGCGTGAACTACGATGCTGCTTTGATCACCTGCTTAGTGGATCGATGGAGGCCCGAGACCCACACGTTCCACTTTCGCTGGGGTGAGATGGCGCCTACTCTACAGGACGTGTCTATGTTGCTGGGCCTTCCGTTGGCAGGTGAGCCCATAGGCCCATTGGAGGAAACCGTGGGCTGGATGCACAGCATGGATGCACGTTTCCAGGGTGTTCGTGCAGACGTTGGGCCTATGACTTTTGAGGCTCACGGGCCTCGCCAGGCATGGCTACACGAGTTCCAGGTCCGTAACAGTTTCGTCTTTTTTATCACAACTTATTTACCTCATAATATGTAAGTTCTAACATTGAAATATACCTTGACAGATCGAGCAGTTCGGATTCCCAGATGTACCGATGACTGCGGTTCAGATCACTCGCAGCTTGGAGGCGTACCTCATGTGGCTACTCGGGAAGACGATGTTCACGGACAATCACGGGAATACGATCAGTGCGCGGTACATCCCTATAGCTCAGGAGATAGCAGAGGCCACCGAAGCAGAGGACATCATTCAGAGGAGCTGGGGTTCTGCGGTCTTAGCCGCTACGTACCGAGGTATGTGTAAGGGTTCCGCAGTCACACCCGGGGGTaaacttgcagccttcgccttcaccggCCTAAACTCCTGGTCAGAGCACGGCACACTCATGATGGCTAAGAGTGAGCAAACGGGATAAAATAGAGATACAAGAACTTGTGCAATCCAGAGTAGCGATGCCTGCTTTTATAGGCAAAAATTCGACAGTGTGGCGGGAAAATTTAGCGGGAGATAGTGGCGGGAGATGATGGCGGGAAAGAGTGGCGGGAAGAAGTGGCGGGAAGGGTGGCGGCAAAGGCGGGAGGGAAACACGGCGGTGCGAACGCGAAAAGGCGGGAAAATTTCGTGCAGGGCAGAAAATCGGGTTCAATAAACCCGATTTATTGAAGTCGGGTTCAAATTGCCCGATTATTAGGTATCGGGTTCATCTTGCCCGATTTTCAGATATCGGGTTCAACTACCCCGATtacaatttttttaatttttctttttccatcacggcgcagaaggcgcagaagaaactTATTCTCGGGTTCGCCAACCCCGATTTTGTATATTCGGGTTCCTCCAACCCGATTTTGTGAATTCGGGTTCCCCCaccccgacggtgtattatttctgaaatttgcTGAAAACGAATATTattgtatatgtcacactttttcttcttttgtgtatctttctcaccgagcttgcttcggagcttcgctcaacacaacgcacacacaccctctcacggtcgtgacacttgtgcaatgcttcgcaacgctcggaaagccactctcaatgggataggtacacaaagaaagaaacggggataCAAGGGGTaagaggcaagttatacctagtgaaaaggttaggcggtgtcaagcacacgaacttgcgatggcgaagtggtggtgtcgatAACGATGTAGAGGTTGcgtcggaatccggggtgccaacggtgtcgtcgcggaGTTGGTGTAGGCGCGGAGGTGAAGTAGAcgaccgatgcactccaaatcggaaaccgagcaaattaagtcaatgcccgaaaagttgggtcaaaacgagcggtcgaaagttgggctccaaaaatttcggaaaaggtgtcaaaattagagtcacgATATTGTGAGATGGCTGTAAAAGTTTGGGATCAAGCAGAacaggaaagttgtcaaaatttggggcaaaaagtgaAGTCAAAATTGGACGAAAATGGGTCAAACCGGTCCAGATCCCGGTCAAACCGGATCTGGGACTGGCGcgcccggtccagaccgggccccgGACCGGATGGAGCCCCTGGATtgccccggatggcaccggtctgtgCTCCGGTTTCAACCGGGTGGCCCGGTGTGCCGCCCGGTTTGCTCCGGTTGGAGGCGATTTTGCGTGGATGTTGGTGGTGCTGCGCGCGTGGAGGTGAAACGGGCGGATGCGGGCGTGCTGCAGCAGGGCTGGTGAGCGGCGGCTGCGGGAGTAGAAGCAGGCGGCGCAAGCGGGCAGGGCCAGGCAGTTGGTGGGGATTGGTG
It includes:
- the LOC127293271 gene encoding protein MAIN-LIKE 2-like is translated as MAARSLLDPLIDQKHRASHLEADPQSMEPLQTRTPKKNWMIHPQWEDRLKWAGLLPFARLVEARDHISRVNYDAALITCLVDRWRPETHTFHFRWGEMAPTLQDVSMLLGLPLAGEPIGPLEETVGWMHSMDARFQGVRADVGPMTFEAHGPRQAWLHEFQIEQFGFPDVPMTAVQITRSLEAYLMWLLGKTMFTDNHGNTISARYIPIAQEIAEATEAEDIIQRSWGSAVLAATYRGMCKGSAVTPGGKLAAFAFTGLNSWSEHGTLMMAKSEQTG